A window from Gemmatimonadaceae bacterium encodes these proteins:
- a CDS encoding DUF393 domain-containing protein yields the protein MTTGAYPHTVPVVVFAVRGQTTTECPTCEYTVVYDGMCKVCTRLAEALRRWDRDLLLEIVSSQTPGVMARFPWIPKEAFGEALQLVALDGTTWSGAAAIERLLDVLPRGQWVSWVFRIPFVRVLADRLYRWFARNRYRLGCGEHCLTRPPDVVFDE from the coding sequence TTGACCACGGGCGCCTACCCACACACGGTGCCGGTCGTCGTCTTCGCCGTGCGCGGCCAAACGACGACGGAGTGTCCGACGTGCGAGTACACCGTCGTCTACGACGGCATGTGCAAGGTGTGCACGCGGCTCGCGGAGGCGCTCCGCCGCTGGGACCGCGATCTGCTCCTCGAGATTGTCTCCTCGCAGACGCCTGGCGTCATGGCGCGCTTCCCGTGGATTCCGAAAGAAGCGTTCGGTGAGGCGTTGCAGCTCGTCGCGCTCGACGGTACGACCTGGTCGGGCGCGGCAGCGATTGAGCGTTTACTCGACGTGCTGCCAAGGGGACAATGGGTCTCGTGGGTATTCCGGATTCCCTTCGTGCGCGTCCTCGCGGACAGGCTGTACCGATGGTTTGCGCGCAATCGCTACCGGCTCGGCTGCGGCGAGCACTGCCTGACGCGCCCGCCTGACGTGGTGTTCGACGAGTGA
- a CDS encoding OsmC family protein, whose amino-acid sequence MLAVKIILLSEDAIRLEAVPGPMTIEALSADQMYSPFHMLASGLATCTFSVMYAWASHAGLDAHDLALEVHWTFADNPHRVESMHLIFDWPSLPERRHAAALRVAEMCTIHATLHHPPQITVSAAEEPMPRSPGDDDAAAPHEHAHSENWR is encoded by the coding sequence GTGCTCGCTGTGAAGATCATCCTGTTGTCCGAGGACGCGATTCGCCTCGAGGCCGTGCCCGGCCCGATGACGATCGAGGCGTTGTCAGCCGACCAGATGTATTCGCCGTTCCACATGCTGGCGAGCGGCCTGGCGACGTGCACGTTCTCGGTGATGTACGCGTGGGCGTCGCACGCCGGGCTCGACGCGCACGATCTCGCGCTCGAGGTGCATTGGACCTTCGCCGACAATCCGCACCGCGTCGAATCGATGCATCTCATCTTCGACTGGCCATCGCTGCCCGAGCGGCGTCACGCGGCGGCGTTGCGGGTCGCGGAGATGTGCACGATCCACGCGACGTTGCATCATCCGCCGCAGATCACGGTGAGCGCCGCCGAGGAACCGATGCCGCGCAGCCCCGGCGATGATGATGCGGCGGCGCCTCACGAGCACGCGCACTCCGAGAACTGGCGTTGA
- a CDS encoding chromate resistance protein ChrB domain-containing protein, protein MKWVTRERPKIDRVACPWLVARFIDPKAEFLFVNPSEVARVASETGAVPYDVEGVELSHDGVLCSFDAFLAKYDLHDPVLAELAKIVRGADTNRLDLTPQCAGVLAISLGLSRLFADDHEQLQHGFIIYDALFAWLREARLEQHMWNPQRVAIGSDEARTS, encoded by the coding sequence ATGAAATGGGTCACTCGGGAGCGGCCGAAGATCGATCGCGTGGCATGTCCGTGGCTCGTCGCGCGATTCATCGATCCCAAAGCGGAATTTCTGTTCGTCAATCCATCGGAGGTTGCACGCGTCGCGAGTGAGACCGGCGCGGTTCCGTACGACGTCGAAGGAGTAGAGCTGTCGCACGACGGAGTGCTCTGCAGCTTCGACGCGTTCCTCGCCAAGTACGATCTCCACGATCCAGTACTGGCGGAGCTGGCGAAAATTGTGAGGGGAGCGGACACGAATCGCTTGGACCTAACGCCGCAATGCGCGGGTGTTCTTGCGATATCACTCGGACTGTCGCGTCTCTTCGCCGACGATCACGAGCAATTGCAACACGGGTTCATAATCTATGACGCCCTGTTCGCGTGGCTTCGCGAGGCGCGCCTGGAGCAGCATATGTGGAATCCCCAACGAGTCGCCATCGGCAGCGACGAAGCGCGAACATCGTAG